A window of the Sabethes cyaneus chromosome 1, idSabCyanKW18_F2, whole genome shotgun sequence genome harbors these coding sequences:
- the LOC128745484 gene encoding RNA-binding protein squid-like codes for MADNQDQEMNGNGQECQDQQNGTTEQPKSENGAESAPVRDDDRKLFVGGLSWETSDKELKEHFGQYGEIENINVKTDPNTGRSRGFAFIVYKSADSIDKVVAAGDHVINNKKVDPKKAKARHGKIFVGGLTTEISDDEIKTFFSQFGNIVDVEMPFDKQKNQRKGFCFITFDSEQVVNELLKTPKQTISGKEVDVKKATPKPDNMQMGGPMGGRGGMRGPPPRGMRGGRGGPGGPKGYGQGWGGQGYGGGGYGQGGYGGYGDYYGGDWGWGYNGAGGYQGGKQRGGGGGGNRQPRHTPY; via the coding sequence ATGGCCGATAATCAAGATCAAGAAATGAACGGCAATGGTCAGGAATGCCAGGACCAGCAAAACGGAACCACAGAGCAACCAAAGTCGGAAAACGGTGCCGAAAGTGCGCCCGTCCGCGATGACGACAGAAAATTATTCGTTGGTGGACTTAGTTGGGAAACATCAGACAAGGAATTGAAGGAACACTTCGGACAGTACGGTGAAATCGAAAACATAAATGTCAAGACTGATCCCAACACCGGCCGCTCGCGAGGATTCGCCTTCATCGTGTACAAGAGTGCCGACTCGATCGACAAGGTCGTGGCGGCCGGCGACCACGTGATCAACAACAAGAAGGTCGACCCGAAGAAAGCAAAGGCCCGCCATGGCAAGATCTTTGTCGGCGGTCTCACCACCGAGATCAGCGACGACGAGATCAAAACATTCTTCTCCCAGTTTGGCAATATTGTCGACGTCGAAATGCCATTCGACAAGCAAAAGAATCAACGGAAAGGTTTCTGTTTTATCACATTCGATTCCGAGCAGGTGGTGAATGAGCTGCTCAAGACCCCCAAGCAGACCATTTCCGGCAAGGAAGTGGACGTTAAGAAGGCCACACCGAAACCCGACAACATGCAGATGGGCGGTCCAATGGGTGGCCGAGGCGGTATGCGTGGCCCACCGCCACGGGGCATGCGAGGTGGACGCGGGGGACCCGGTGGCCCCAAAGGTTACGGACAAGGCTGGGGCGGTCAAGGATACGGCGGCGGCGGCTACGGCCAGGGCGGATACGGCGGATACGGTGACTATTATGGTGGCGATTGGGGATGGGGCTACAACGGTGCCGGCGGTTATCAGGGAGGTAAACAGCGAGGTGGAGGCGGCGGTGGCAACCGCCAACCGAGGCATACGCCGTACTAA